The following are from one region of the Novosphingobium humi genome:
- the pheS gene encoding phenylalanine--tRNA ligase subunit alpha, producing MDYESLGAQALDSIAKAQDLDALDALRVAFLGKQGSISGLLKTLGAMSPEERQTTGPKIHALREGVTNALADKKAALESAALEAKLAAETVDLTLPAPESARGSVHPVSQVMDELAEIFADLGFAVATGPEIEDDWHNFTALNMPESHPARAMHDTFYIDKTASGYETEQDMVLRTHTSPVQIRAMLAAGGDKPLRIIAPGRVYRSDSDATHTPMFHQVEGLVIGKDITLAHLKWTLETMLKAFFERDDIVLRLRPSYFPFTEPSVEVDTGYSYVDGRRVVGGSGDAPGHAWMELLGSGMVNRHVLTAGGYDPDQWQGFAFGVGVDRLAMLKYGMNDLRAFFDGDARWLGHYGFSGLDVPTLSGGVGVQA from the coding sequence ATGGATTACGAAAGTCTTGGCGCACAGGCGCTCGACAGCATTGCAAAGGCGCAGGATCTGGACGCGCTCGACGCGCTGCGCGTGGCGTTTCTGGGCAAGCAGGGTTCGATTTCCGGCCTGCTCAAAACGTTGGGCGCGATGAGCCCGGAGGAGCGCCAGACCACCGGCCCCAAGATCCATGCCCTGCGCGAGGGCGTGACGAATGCTCTGGCCGACAAGAAGGCCGCGCTGGAATCGGCCGCGCTGGAGGCCAAACTGGCCGCCGAGACGGTCGATCTGACCCTGCCCGCGCCCGAAAGCGCCCGTGGCAGCGTGCATCCCGTCAGCCAGGTCATGGACGAACTGGCCGAGATCTTTGCCGATCTGGGCTTTGCCGTCGCCACCGGGCCGGAGATCGAGGACGACTGGCACAATTTCACCGCGCTCAACATGCCCGAGAGCCATCCGGCGCGCGCGATGCATGACACATTCTATATAGACAAAACCGCCAGCGGTTATGAAACCGAGCAGGATATGGTGCTGCGCACGCATACCAGCCCTGTGCAGATCCGCGCGATGCTGGCCGCAGGCGGCGACAAGCCTTTGCGCATCATCGCCCCGGGCCGCGTCTATCGCAGCGACAGCGACGCCACCCACACGCCGATGTTCCATCAGGTCGAAGGCTTGGTGATCGGCAAGGACATTACCCTCGCCCATCTGAAATGGACGCTGGAAACCATGCTCAAGGCCTTCTTTGAGCGCGATGACATCGTGCTGCGCCTGCGCCCGTCCTATTTCCCCTTCACCGAACCCAGCGTCGAGGTCGACACAGGCTATTCCTATGTCGACGGGCGCCGCGTGGTGGGCGGTTCGGGCGATGCGCCGGGCCATGCGTGGATGGAGCTGCTGGGGTCCGGCATGGTCAATCGCCATGTGCTGACCGCCGGTGGCTATGATCCTGACCAGTGGCAGGGTTTTGCCTTTGGCGTGGGCGTCGATCGTCTGGCCATGCTGAAATATGGGATGAACGATTTGCGGGCCTTCTTTGATGGCGATGCGCGCTGGCTGGGCCATTACGGCTTTTCCGGCCTTGATGTGCCGACCCTTTCGGGCGGCGTAGGCGTACAGGCATAA
- a CDS encoding helix-turn-helix domain-containing protein, whose amino-acid sequence MARYFTSFYLAEIDLAPGRRVVDYLHPEWANLRFSSGGPLAARNVRGMGIADCHFAVTGPSGHAVHFEVGSCRIWGVGLLPLGWARFVGLPAADMADAVLDGAAHDGFAPFMPLAEAIFGAEPDVEGELARITRFFAQWPSDGADDDQRVVAIHAAMIDPAVSSVAEMARRAGASARTVERLCQQSFGFGPKYLLRRQRFMRSLAQFMLDPSLKWIGALDGHYHDQAQFVREFRQFMGMTPREYARMPHPIIEAFVRERARIAGAAVQALDGPDGARLGRRPS is encoded by the coding sequence TTGGCCCGGTATTTCACGAGTTTCTATCTGGCCGAGATCGATCTTGCGCCGGGTCGCCGCGTGGTCGATTACCTGCATCCCGAATGGGCCAATCTGCGTTTTTCCTCGGGCGGGCCGCTGGCCGCGCGCAATGTGCGCGGCATGGGCATTGCCGATTGCCATTTCGCGGTGACCGGCCCCAGCGGCCATGCGGTGCATTTTGAGGTCGGATCGTGCCGGATCTGGGGCGTGGGCCTGTTGCCGCTGGGCTGGGCGCGGTTTGTCGGCCTGCCTGCGGCGGATATGGCCGATGCGGTGCTGGACGGGGCCGCGCATGATGGCTTTGCGCCCTTCATGCCGTTGGCCGAGGCGATTTTCGGGGCCGAGCCGGATGTCGAGGGGGAACTGGCGCGCATCACCCGGTTCTTTGCCCAATGGCCATCTGATGGCGCGGACGATGACCAAAGGGTTGTGGCAATCCATGCCGCGATGATCGATCCGGCTGTGTCGAGCGTTGCCGAAATGGCGCGGCGCGCCGGGGCAAGCGCCCGCACGGTCGAGCGCCTGTGCCAGCAATCCTTCGGCTTTGGCCCCAAATATCTGCTGCGCCGCCAGCGTTTCATGCGCAGCCTTGCCCAGTTCATGCTCGATCCTTCGCTCAAATGGATCGGGGCGCTGGACGGCCATTATCACGATCAGGCGCAATTCGTGCGCGAGTTTCGGCAATTCATGGGCATGACCCCGCGCGAATATGCCCGCATGCCGCATCCCATCATCGAGGCCTTTGTGCGCGAGCGGGCGCGGATCGCGGGCGCGGCGGTGCAGGCGCTCGATGGTCCCGACGGCGCGCGGCTGGGGCGCCGCCCATCTTGA